The following nucleotide sequence is from Peribacillus sp. ACCC06369.
GAGATAGTAACTGGCGATATCCTCTTTGTTGCTGTATCCTGTAAGAATTTCACCCTCCTTCATTCCGGGAAGCAGCCAATCCGCCTCTTCCGCAAACCGATTGACGATGTTGATCATCTCCCTTTCATTCTTCCAGAGTGATGGACGAAGGTTTGGATCGAATGATACGGTTACACCCTTTTGTTTCAGATGATTCAAGACTTCCCACGACAACTCTCTGAAACTGTTGGAAATCGCAGGAGGTATCCCCGTTAAGTGCAGATGCTGAGTTAAAGGGAGCTTCTCCAGGGGAAAATCCTCCAGGGAAATCTTACTGGCGCTTGAATTCTTCCTAAAGTATTCAACGACCGGATCCCCTTGTTCGACTTTCGATTTTAGCTGGAACCCAGTTGGATTGAACGCATCCACTAAAACATTGGAGACATCCACGCCTTCATTTGTTAGCGTTTTCAAAATCATTCGCCCGAACGAATCGTCCCCCACCTTGCTCATCCATGCAGTTTTGATCCCTAACCTTGACAGACCAATCGCTACATTGGTTTCCGCCCCCGCCACATAACGTTTATAACTAAAGCAGTCTTCAAGTTTTCCTGGCTCATCAGCTATGAACATCGCCATTGCCTCTCCCATCGTCAATACCTTAAGCTCGCTCATGGCTAACCTCCCGTTCTGATTTCATGTGTGAAATATAGGTTTCTATATTTTCCAGGGTTATCGGGAATTCAATCGCTCTCGGACAGGCATCACTGAACCTTTCCAATAACTCTATCACCTCAGGCTGCAGCGGCAATGATACCGGCTCGGTCACCCATTCCTCTTTCCCCCGCTTCACTTTTTTCAGATGAATATAGTCTACATATCTCGCTAAATCTTTTGCAGCATTCATTGGAACCTCGTCTGTATACAGCCAGTTCCCCGTATCAAACGTCAATCTAATCGGGATATCAAACTTTTCGGAGCGGTTCAGGAAATGGGCAATCCGGTTTACATTTCCGCCGTCTAGCGTTTGATCGTTCTCGATGGTGATTTTTAATCCGCCGTTTTGCAGATTTTCCGTCAAGACCTCTTTCACTTGAGCCATATCGGTTTCCGAGAAGTGGTAGTTTCCTAGAGGCATCTTTAACAATTCCGCTCCCAGTTCATCCGATTCCCTTGCCAGTCGCTTAAAACCTTGTTCATTGATTTGATAGTTAGGTCCGATCAGGAATTCCGGAGCGGAATAATAAATGTCCAAGTTAAGCTCCTTGCATAAGGCACCCAATTCTTCCAACGTATCATCCTGGCCCAATAGCTCTCTTCTGATTTCGATTCCATCAGCTCCAGCAGCCGCCACTGCTTTTATGATTTCAAGATGTCCGAGCGTTTGAAGCAATTCCAGCGGTAGTGAATTCATGCATACAAAGACTTTCATAATGATTCCTCCTCCTAATGAACGCTTTAACAAACTAAAATGGTATCGGTACCATTTTAAGTGAAGAATAAAAGTCTTCCATGCTTAGAAGACTTACTTCTGTATAAAAGGCGTCGTTTGTCTAACATTCAACTTCGCTTGATATGCCATTGTTTGGGCTGGAGACACCTGCCCATCAATGCGGCGCAGGATCATTTCCATAGCAGCGACCCCGATTTGGTATGTGGGCTGTTCAATCGTTGTAATACCCGAATAAACAATGGTACTCCAATCCGGATTATCAAATCCCATTATTGCTAAATCTCTAGGTACCGCCAATTTCTTTTCTTGTAATAGTAAAATTAATTTTAATAGCACGACGCTATTTGCCGTCAATATAACTCTTGATACGCCTTTTGAGTCATCTAAAAAATGCTGGAGCTTGGACTCGACATCATGTAAATCGTCGACATTTACCTCATAAACATCTTCTGAACTCGGATGACTGTGGCTCATCAGCGTTTGCTGAAACGATAGCCGCCGTTCATACCTGGTACTGACCTTGCTTGCAGGTTCGCTGAAAAACGCAATCCGTTCATAATTTTGGCCGACGAGATAATTGACCGCTTGGGAAGTAGCCTGAAAATTATCCAATCCTACCGTATCGATTTCAAGATCTGGCACTTTCCGATCCAAAAGGATGATCGGTGTCTTTTGGTCTTGCATCTGTTTTAACATGTCGTGATTTCCGCCAGTCGTATGAATGATAAGACCGTCAATGCGATGGGATAGAAGCATATCAAAATATCCTCTTTCCTTCTCCGGATTATTATCCGAATTGCAAATCATCAGATTATATCCATTCTGGCTGCATATATCTTCAGCCCCCCGAAGGGTGGCCGTCGTATATGGATTGTTGATGTCCGCCACGATGATTCCAATCAAATAACTCTTATTGCTTTTAAGCCCTCTGGCCATCGTGTTTGGGCGGTAATCCATTTTGTTGATCGCAAACTCGATTTTCTTGCGGGTTTTGTCAGAGAGTTCATCATATCTCCCCCCTAAATACCGGGAAACGGAGGTTTTTGAAACACCTGCTTCTCTAGCGACATCGTAAATTGTAACTTTTGAATTTTCTCGTTTAACCATTTCATTCATCCATTCGCGAAATTTGGAACCGGTTCCATTTTTATAAATATTAACACATTCCCAATGAATGTCAATCCATTTTATTCATATTTTCCCACATCAAATTTAATAACAGAGCCTACTTTTGAAAAAATAGCTTCTTCTTCCGGTCCGTTCATCCATCAATCAATCTCTCTTGCAGGTTCCTGAATCAATACCGTAAGTACGACAAAACACTCTTGGTTGGTTGAAACATTGGAAACTACATTTACCGTGCAGCATCTGGAAAAAAGTAGTATCACTGCACCAGGGTTGCCTTAGGAAATGAATCACTATTCGATCATTCTTACACTCCGAATGCGCCGTTCGATCATAATTCAGTAGATTTAACGATAGACTTTTATGCACATAAAGATAAAAAGGCTGGCGAGGAAATCACGATCAAAATTGATGATAAATCACCCTTATGGTTTTATGTCATCGAGTAGGAGTTCTATTTCATTTAAAAAGAATCCATTTTGATCAATCTTCCGTCAAAATGGATTCTTTATTCGTTAAACGTTACATTTTAGTCGGCGCTGAAATTCCCAATAAACTTAGCGCATCCTTTAATACCGTCGCTACGGAAAAAGCGAACGAGAGCTTCATTTGTTTCCATTCATCTTCAACCAAGATTTTCGTATGTGCATAATACTTATTGAATGCGCGTGATAACTGCAAGCTGAATTTCGCGATTTGTGATGGGTCGGCTTGTTCAAATGATTTTTGGACAATGAGCGGATATTGCTCCAGCAGCTGGAGTACTGACCAAGCATATTCTCCTAAAGCTTCAAAATGGTTGGCCTGCTCTTTATATTCACCTTTTTCAAGCAATGATGAAATTCGCGCAAATGTGTACTGTACATAAGGACCCGTTTCTCCCTCAAAATTCATCATTTGCTCTAATGAAAAATCAATATCGTTCATGCGGTGATTTTTTAAATCATTAAAGATTACCGCTCCGACACCAACCTGTTTCGCAACCAGTTCTTTCTGTTCAAGTGCCTGATTTTTTTCTTCGATATTGCGCTTTGCAGTTTCGATTGCCTCTGCCAATACATCCGCAAGCAGCACGACTTTCCCTTTACGTGTCGACATTTTCTTACCGTCTTTTAACATCATGCCAAATGCTACGTGCTGTAAGTCATTTGACCAATCGTACCCCATTTTCCCAATGACATTAAAGAGTTGTTTAAAATGCAGGGATTGTTCGTTTCCTACAACGTAAAATGTTTTCTTCGCATCATACTGCTTTTTACGATACAGTGCTGCTGCTAAATCACGCGTCGCATAAAGTGTCGCACCGTCCGTTTTCGTAATC
It contains:
- a CDS encoding sugar kinase, producing the protein MSELKVLTMGEAMAMFIADEPGKLEDCFSYKRYVAGAETNVAIGLSRLGIKTAWMSKVGDDSFGRMILKTLTNEGVDVSNVLVDAFNPTGFQLKSKVEQGDPVVEYFRKNSSASKISLEDFPLEKLPLTQHLHLTGIPPAISNSFRELSWEVLNHLKQKGVTVSFDPNLRPSLWKNEREMINIVNRFAEEADWLLPGMKEGEILTGYSNKEDIASYYLELGVKLVVIKLGEEGAYFATQNERKEVPGFAVTKVVDTVGAGDGFAVGVISALLEGATYQEAVVRGNAIGAKAVMSSGDHEGLPNMAELEHFMKKGVVQSCLNYR
- a CDS encoding TIM barrel protein, encoding MKVFVCMNSLPLELLQTLGHLEIIKAVAAAGADGIEIRRELLGQDDTLEELGALCKELNLDIYYSAPEFLIGPNYQINEQGFKRLARESDELGAELLKMPLGNYHFSETDMAQVKEVLTENLQNGGLKITIENDQTLDGGNVNRIAHFLNRSEKFDIPIRLTFDTGNWLYTDEVPMNAAKDLARYVDYIHLKKVKRGKEEWVTEPVSLPLQPEVIELLERFSDACPRAIEFPITLENIETYISHMKSEREVSHERA
- a CDS encoding LacI family DNA-binding transcriptional regulator, yielding MVKRENSKVTIYDVAREAGVSKTSVSRYLGGRYDELSDKTRKKIEFAINKMDYRPNTMARGLKSNKSYLIGIIVADINNPYTTATLRGAEDICSQNGYNLMICNSDNNPEKERGYFDMLLSHRIDGLIIHTTGGNHDMLKQMQDQKTPIILLDRKVPDLEIDTVGLDNFQATSQAVNYLVGQNYERIAFFSEPASKVSTRYERRLSFQQTLMSHSHPSSEDVYEVNVDDLHDVESKLQHFLDDSKGVSRVILTANSVVLLKLILLLQEKKLAVPRDLAIMGFDNPDWSTIVYSGITTIEQPTYQIGVAAMEMILRRIDGQVSPAQTMAYQAKLNVRQTTPFIQK